The genomic stretch TCTTTTGCTGTCAGGCTCGGCATATCACTCCAAGTTGTGTTTATACAAAGGAATTACACGCTTTTTACTAAAGCCCCCTATCCCTTTGTACCTTTCCCCTGTTGTGGTCGTATATCGGGCTGTGTATATCTCTTATCCGCATCATATATTCGTGTGCCGAAACACCATTGTGCCAGTTCCCGGTCACCATGCCTGCTCCAACAAACGAGAAATAGACAACAATAATCAGCGCCGAGAGAGTATATCCCGACAACGCCAATCCTTTTCCGGGGAGCTTCAGATCGAGTGTGTGGTCCACAGGACAGGCTTCCACACACGCCATGCAGGCCGTACACTCATCGGAACGGACACGGCGCTGGCTGTGCACCGAAATAAACGAGGGACAAGCCCCTGAGCACTTTCTGCAGTTTGTACAGGTCCCCGGATTCCTTGTGACCTTGACCGGGCTGAGGATGCTCAAAACTCCGAGCAACGCTCCGTACGGGCAGAGATACCGGCACCAGAAATTCCTGAAAAGCACCGAGAGCACGATCAATATACCGATAACAATGAAAGTCGTTCGTGAAATATCGGTAAAAAACATGAGCATTTTTACATCCGCCACGATGTTATACGGACTGTAGATAAATGCACGAAGGGCTTCTGCATCCATTGAGACAAGAATCACCCACGAGAAAAATGCGAGAATAACATACTTGAGGCTCCTGAGAATGCCATCCAGAACAAACGGCATCCCGACGTTTTTCCCAAACAGCCTTTCCCCCGATTTCCACAGGAATTCAGAAAGGAATCCGACAGGGCATATCCAACTGCAGAACGCCTTTTTGAAAAGGACAGCGATGACCAGTATGGCGACAAAAATGACGA from Candidatus Latescibacter sp. encodes the following:
- a CDS encoding 4Fe-4S binding protein encodes the protein ATLFLLPAMKKKYQLTRNCVQLFFTILVLIVGYRFYGFVRYCETIGETRYFGRPPSVEAFLPISSLMSLKYMVLTGEINDIHPAGLVIFVAILVIAVLFKKAFCSWICPVGFLSEFLWKSGERLFGKNVGMPFVLDGILRSLKYVILAFFSWVILVSMDAEALRAFIYSPYNIVADVKMLMFFTDISRTTFIVIGILIVLSVLFRNFWCRYLCPYGALLGVLSILSPVKVTRNPGTCTNCRKCSGACPSFISVHSQRRVRSDECTACMACVEACPVDHTLDLKLPGKGLALSGYTLSALIIVVYFSFVGAGMVTGNWHNGVSAHEYMMRIRDIHSPIYDHNRGKVQRDRGL